atcatggtaaaatacacatgacacaaaatttatcattttaaggtacacgattcagtggcatttagtattttcatgatgttgtgcaaccatcacccctatctagttccagaacttttcatcccCCTAAATggaaaccctatacccattaagAAGTCACGGCCgtgccctttttttttaaactggattgCCTTcctattattgatttgtaggagttctttatatatttatatattctttatatattctggatccaACACAGGCATaaatatgtgttgcaaatattttgttcccatgctggggggcggggggcagcagGCTGGCTTGGGGGCCTCTGAGTTCTTGTTTCCTGCAGCTTCTCATTGGGTGGACTAACATCCCCTAAGAGTGACTCGGAGCTGGAGCTGCGGACCCCTGAGCCCAGCCCCCTGAGAGCTGAATCCCATATGCAGtgggcctgggggaggctgcCTAAGGTGAGTTCCTCCTTGTCACCCCTCATCCCTGCCTTTCAGGGGCTCCGTGGCCCCTGCAGGTCAGGAGTGGAGTGACTGAGACTTGGGCCACCTCCTTAAGGCTTCATGGGGTGTGGGAGGCAGGCCTTGCACTGGCCCACATCTTCCCCCACTTGTTTGAAGGTAACCAAAGCTGAGTGGCCCAAGGTCCCTGATGGCAGCACCTGGGCAGCCTCTCCTCCTCAGGGAGAGCCCAGCACCCCCTCCGTCTCTGTGGCTGGCGTCGACCCTTTGGGATCCCCAGTTCTGCAAACAGGGGCTGGCACTGACCTTCTTCAACTGGACACAGAGGCACCCGCTCTGGTgggtccctctctccctgccgagagagaggaaaccaagactcagaggtCCGGGGATGCCAGCCTCCTTTCTACCTCTAAATCACAGAGCTGGGCTGCTCTGGAGGGCCCAGTTCCCACCGGGCAGCCACAGGGAGTCTCCAAGAGGAAAGGTGAGTGATGGCTAAACTCCTCCCACTGCTTCCCTGGTCTCATGTTATCCTCTGGGTGGACTCTGGGACTTCAAGCacattttgagcacctactgtgtgccaggcactgtgcttggcaccATCCCTCGTGAGGCTCACAGTCAAGTGGGGCAGACAGATGACGCATGCATACACCAGGAAGAGCATGACGTAGGTGAAGCAGCACAGGATCATTGGCTGGGACGGAGGGCTATTTAAACCATGTGGCCTGGGAAGGCCTCTTTGAGTGGGTGATGTCTGAGCTGAGATGTGGATGATAAAGATCCAGCCAAGTGAGGATCAGGGCAAGagaattctaggcagagggaacagcatgtgttAAGGCcatgaggagggagagaggtttCATGTCTAGGAACCGAGGCAGCTGGTGTGTCttgagtgagggagggaagaggctCCGGAGAGGAAGCCAGAAAGATGAGCAGAGGCTGGATCACTCTTAGCTCATGTGCTGGGGTTTATCCTACAAGCGCGGGAAGGCAGTAGGCCTGAACTGTCCCAATCGATAGTCACTGGCTATCTGtggctatttaaaattaaaattaaattaattaaaatgaaataacacttaaaattccatttctctGTCACATCACATTTTAAGTGTgcccagtagccacatgtggctggcaGCTcccatactggacagtgcagaccTAGGGCATTTCTGTCACTGCAGAAGGTTCTACTGAACCGCGCTGTTTTAGTGCATTCAAAGGAAAGAACACATACTGCTCACACTACTGAGCACATGTTCAGTCTACAGatgtcccctcctctgccctcaggctCCCTGAAGAGAAGCCAGCACCTGGGTCCCAGTGACATCTACCTGGATGACTTGCCCTCCCTGGATTCTGAGAATGCAGCCCTTTATTTCCCCCACAGGTGCCTGGGTTCTGGGTGCCTGGGTGTCTTGGGATTGGGGCCTGTGGGGCCAGGGATCGACTATCaagggcctgggaggggaggggaataCCTCCTTGTATTCATGTCACTGTTGGCCCCTTTACTCCCAGTGACTGTGGGCTTGGGACCAGGACGTGGAGTGAACCAAGCAGCCAGAAGCCCCTGGGGGACCTCAACCCTGAGCAGGAGCCAGAACCCACTCCAGACACAGTGGACACGATAGTGCTGTCCCTCTGTGGTGGACTGGCTGACAGCCGGGACATCTCCCTGGGTATGTTCAACTGTGGTCTGGGCCCTTCTGAGGGTTGGTACAGAGCCCAGGGcactggggagggcaggcaggcccCCAGAGGGTAAGGCAGCAGAGGTGTGAGGCTGGGCTGGGTGCCCCTGCCCTTCTCTGCCCTGTGGAGCCCACACTCAGCCAGCAAGGGCGGGGCATTCCCCAGACCCTGTGAAGCAAATGCTTCACGCTGAGCTATGACTTATCCTGTGAATCCAGGATGGCAAGTGCCTGGGTTGGGAATGGCAGGTGCAAAAACCACACGCCGGGAGGCGCCCTACTAGGTCAAAGACCCAACCTGCACGCGGCCTGGGTGGTAGAGCACTGCGAGCTGGAGAGGCTGGGGTAGCAGGTCATGTGGGATGTGTCAGCCTCACTCCTCACTCTCTGCCCTTGTGCCCAGAGAAGTTCAACCAGCACATCGTCTCCTACCAGGACCTCACCCAAAACCCTGGGCTCCTGGACGACCCGAACCTGGTGGTGAAAATCAATGAGAAGTGAGTGCCGGGCTGTGCGGCTGGCAGCCCAGAGAGTCACCCACCTTCCACAGCCTGTGGTTGCTACAGCCCTGACACCCCATTCTGTCTCTCCAGGCATTATAACTGGGCTGTAGCTGCCCCCATGATACTCTCCCTGCAAGCCTTCCagaagaacttgcccaaggtaatgGTTGGAGCACCAATGGGCCTCCAAAAGGGGCCAGAGTCTTCAGGGAGGGGTCCTGGGACAGGAAGTATAGAGTGGGGAGAGATGGGTTTGGGGCTGACTGGCTGCAAGACCCTCTCTGGGAGAGGAGCCACAGGGCCCCTGAAGCCATGCCCCATGCTATGTGGACAGAGCCCCACCCTTCCTTGGTTTCCTGACATGGCTGAATCCTATTGGATTTGAACTTCAAAGCTCAGGGCAAAGCAGAGAGGGATACACATTCGACAGGGACACACCTTCAATGGGGTTTTTGGATCTGAGAGAGGGGGCGTGGGAGACAGAGGGCCCATCCCTCACCTTACCCCAGAACCTCTCCAGGCTGGGCTGCGGTGCTTGCTTGCTTTGTCAGCACACGTGggttgagtacctactgtgtgccaggcacaggcgGGGACAGTCCTGCCCTCATAGGAAGACAGGTGAATTTAAAATGCAACTGTGAGTATGTCCTGGGAAGGAGAGGTCCGGGGTGCTTTGAGAGCCAACAATAGGGGGGTTGGCTGAGTAAGTGTCCACTAGgcagagatctgaaggatgagtaagcCCTAAGCAGGCAAGGGGTGGGTCAGATGCTCGGAGGTGGGAAGGAACCCAGCCTCTTTAGTTCCTCCCAGAACCTCCCCACTGTGTGGACCCACCTCTCTGCCCCTCTGGGTGTGGTCCAGGGCCCCACCCTGGCCTGGCTCATTGTTCTCAGCTTGGTTAGACTTGCCCGAAGAGCATCACTAACCAGATGCTGACAGCTGATGCCTCCCTTTAGTGATGCTCAGCTCTATCCTCTGGCTGGCTCTGGGTCTAGGACCCAGAGCCtatgggaaggaagagggacGCTCCCCTGCTTGGCTTTTCTCATGTTGCCTGGACATACCCACCACTTGAGGCCCCTGGGAGACTCCCCCAACCTGTTCCCAGCCCAAGTGAGCACCCTGGCTGACCCACCTTGAGCCCATGTCCTCCTGATTTGGGTTCTCCATTCTGTGTTTCTTGCAAGCTAATGTGTCTCCCAGGtaggcctgggcctgggctctCCCTGGGGTCATCTAGCACAAATCCGATCAGCATTTTTCACAAGGTTGTGTTGCCCCCACCAGAACTGATGGTAACATGCAGAGAGGGAGATTGTTCATGAGATAGGATCACTAACCTTAAGAGTTGCCTATGTTGGTCTTGGAGGTTGAGGGGAATACTGGCTACAGATTGTCCTTCCTGCTGCCACTTGGTGGCATCATGCAGGGAGTACCAGATCTTGAGGAACTCTCAAAGCACTGCCTTCAGCTACTCTAGTAGGGTGACTGATCCACAAGATTGGGAGGCCAGGCCAAGGCTGGGCTAGAGCTAGGGGGTCAGAGCTGGGGTGGAATAGGGGTGGGCAGGAATGGTTCTTGGTGCCCCATGCTTGGCTCCACAAGTCATTGTTCAGAATCCCAGGATGAAGGTGAGTATGCTTCCTCAGCCTCCAGATGTTGATAGCACTTTGCTCTAAGGTCAGACCCAGACTCAGGCTCATGGGGACCCCAAGGGCAATGTAAGGTGGGTTTGCGGTCATGAAAAAATGCCATGGCCTTCATCTGCCCACAGAGCACCATGGACAAGCTGGAGAAGGAGAAGATGCCCCGGAAGGGAGGGCGGTGGTGGTTTTCCTGGCGACGCAGGGACTTCCCAGCTGAGGAGGTAAGTGGTCATGGTCACAGGGCGGGGCCAGCACAGGCAGGAGGTGGGGTTCACTATATGGATGTTCTTCCCACAGCGCAGTGCCCAGAGGGAGGAACCCACAGCCAGGGAGCGGCCAGGGTGAGTCGGATCTCCTGGCTGGGGTTCTGCAGCTGGAGCCAGAGTCTGGGGAACATGGccatgggggcaggggcaggtgtGGAGCCAACACCCCTTCTCCAGCCATGGTTCTTTGTCATTCCTCAATCACTTCTGCACCCCTTCTTTTTCCTGAGaactgtccccatttcacagatgggaaaactgagacctagagaagGTCCCACAGCCaagaaatggcagagctggaaggggtGCCCTGACGCCAGACCCAGACAAAGGGCTACTGTATTAAGTTGGGGGGGTACCCCTCTCCAGCAGGGGATTAGtggcctttcttccttttttcacatCTTAAGTGACCCAGAATGAAGGTTGGGTGGGGGGTGATCAACGACAGGCTGACTGAAGCCAAAGCAAGTGGGAGTGGGAATAATCCCTAAGACTCACTTCTAGATTTTTCAGGTAAATTTCTCCAAAGCAGGCACTGGCATCCTGGCTCTGGAGAGCGCACTGAGGCCTGGGAGCCCTGGGTCCTGGGTCCTGGCTCCGGCTCTGCTGGCATCTTTCTGGTTGCAGACTGCCAGGCTGCATCCTTATGTCAGCTACTACCCCCAAAATAGGTGGCACCTAGAGGGAGGGGTTTCTGATCCCCTGGGTGGTCTCTGGAGGGGTAGGGACAAGCCCCAGGCTCCTTGTGGCCTGGGCCGAGGGGTGAGCATCTACTGGGAGCGCAGGGCTTTCAGCTGGGGAAGGTGGCCTGAGAGCTGCGCTGCCCGCAGGGAGAAGACTGATGTCCTGAGCAGCGAGGATGACGCCCGAGACAGCCCTGTGATCTTAGAGGCCCCCTCCCCGCCACCCTTGCCTCCAGCCTACACTCCTACCTACAAGAAGTCTCTCCGCCTTTCCTCTCATCAGATCGTAAGTGTGTGCAGGAGCTCAGAGAATTCTGTCGCAGAGGCCCTCGGGGCCTGGCTTTATAGAGCCATGCATTCACCAAAGCCCAGAATCCATCCCCTTGGCAGTCCCTGTGATGACTTCTGCATGAATAcctctgggggcagggggctcacttctttttttttttttaaagattttttttttttcctttttctccccaaagccccccagtacacagttgtatattcttcgttgtgggtctttctagttgtggcatgtgggacgctacctcagcgtggtctgatgagcagtgccatgtccgacccaggattcgaaccaacgaaacactgggccgcctgcagcggagcgcacgaacttaaccactcggccacagggccagccccgggggcTCACTTCTTTACATGCCAGCTCATTTTTCTGTCGGATGCTCACTGGAAAAGCCCTCTCTTATGTAGTCCTAAAATATCTGCCTGTAGTCGGTCCGCTGGCTCCGAGTCTGCCTCTGGAAGCTACACTAAAGGACTCAAATGCTGATGACAGACCCCAGGCCCCCTGAGTCAGATCTTTGAGCTAGTAACCAGTGGCTCCTGTAATAAGAATGTTTCCTTCCTGAGTGTGGCTCAGTGGTCAGGGAGGTGTCCAGGAGAGTCTGGCTGGCCTGGTACAGAGCAGCTGCCATCTGTGTGGTACCCAGGGGCTCACACTCAACGTGGGGTCAGCCAGGGCCTGATAGCCTTGGCCACTGGCTGTGGCTGAGAGCTGCCCTGGTCCTTCTCTATGGACCAAGGACAGGACTAGTTCTCTCTTTGAGGGGATGTCACAGGTACCCTAGCCCCAGGCAGTGAAGATCCCCACAGGGCCCCTTCTATGGAGTGGGCTGTCTCCCTGCCAAGAGCAGTGCCAGCCTTGGGGCTGACCTGAGAAATCTGGgcgagggcaggggccaggcttTGTCTGTCAGCTTCATCCCGAAGGGGCACGAAGGGAGGTCAGGGCTCCTGTGCAGGCTACCCCAGCACCCCCTCACTTCCTCCTCGAGGGTGCCCTCTGCCCACGTGGATGTGTCTACGCATGGCTGTCTCTGAATTCAGGCAGGTTCTCTGGGttaggaggaagaggagaatgagagGCTCGTGGGGATCAAAGGCCACACGTGAGGGGGGGCTGTGGATGGCACTTGGCTGTGGTAGACCGCAACTCCCCCACTTTGCTTGGTCCCAGCGTTGCCTGAACCTGCAAGAAGGAGCCAACGATGTGGTCTTCAGCGTGACCACCCAGTACCAGGGCACCTGCCGCTGCAAGGCCACCATCTACCTGTGGAGATGGGACGACAAGGTGGTCATCTCGGACATTGATGGCACCATTACCAAGTGAGGCCCGGTTGgccaggggagagaggaagggcctGGGGCCCTACCTCCCTCTGTGCTGGGTCAGGGGACACGGAGAGAGGCCCTCCTCTCCCGGTGGGCCATACTGGGGCTGCGGGCTGGGCCTCATCAGGCCCCATGCATGGAGCATGAGGGCCATGTGGCGCTGCCTCGGAATGACCCCTTCCTCTGTGGCTCTAGGTCAGACGCTCTGGGCCACATTCTGCCCCAGCTGGGGAAAGACTGGACGCACCAGGGCATCACCAGTCTCTACCACAAAATCCACCTGTGAGTgcctgggctgaggctggggctggggtccagGGAGGGAGTGACAGGACATCTCAGGccaccctggcctctgccctgggaAGCCAGGCTTGGGAACCAGCAAGGCTCACAGGAAGAAGCCCAGGGCATGTCCCTTGAGTGCTGAGACCCACCTACTGGTCCTCAGTTCTCCCGTGAAAGACCTATCTCCTGTGGTCTGGGACCTGAGTCTAACTGCTGGCTGTCATGCTGTAGAGGAAGCCTAGAGACTTCAAATCCTCGTCCACCCTGGTCCATCTGGGCCTCAGGACACTGTCCCTGTTCCTTCTATCTGGAACAGCTGCTGAGGCCACCTCTCTCAGGCCTGGCCCAGCTGTTCTCCCTAAGTCTCCTCCCC
The Equus przewalskii isolate Varuska chromosome 21, EquPr2, whole genome shotgun sequence DNA segment above includes these coding regions:
- the LPIN3 gene encoding phosphatidate phosphatase LPIN3 isoform X3, with product MNYMGQLAETVFGTVKELYRGLNPATLSGGIDVLVVKQADGSFRCSPFHVRFGKLGVLRSREKVVDIEVNGEPVDLHMKLGDNGEAFFIQELQSDEEHVPPPLCTSPLPWGGLSGFPLDSQLGTASEPEPVMMGMASTGRKKRRRRRKSRRKEDVVAVGSSSEEREAGDESELSLLEKPRLETPGSVQSEGESLPQPKDIYAFSDSEWPPQASFSLGGLTSPKSDSELELRTPEPSPLRAESHMQWAWGRLPKVTKAEWPKVPDGSTWAASPPQGEPSTPSVSVAGVDPLGSPVLQTGAGTDLLQLDTEAPALVGPSLPAEREETKTQRSGDASLLSTSKSQSWAALEGPVPTGQPQGVSKRKGSLKRSQHLGPSDIYLDDLPSLDSENAALYFPHSDCGLGTRTWSEPSSQKPLGDLNPEQEPEPTPDTVDTIVLSLCGGLADSRDISLEKFNQHIVSYQDLTQNPGLLDDPNLVVKINEKHYNWAVAAPMILSLQAFQKNLPKSTMDKLEKEKMPRKGGRWWFSWRRRDFPAEERSAQREEPTARERPGEKTDVLSSEDDARDSPVILEAPSPPPLPPAYTPTYKKSLRLSSHQIRCLNLQEGANDVVFSVTTQYQGTCRCKATIYLWRWDDKVRRSGPHSAPAGERLDAPGHHQSLPQNPPVSAWAEAGAGVQGGSDRTSQATLASALGSQAWEPARLTGRSPGHVP
- the LPIN3 gene encoding phosphatidate phosphatase LPIN3 isoform X1, producing MNYMGQLAETVFGTVKELYRGLNPATLSGGIDVLVVKQADGSFRCSPFHVRFGKLGVLRSREKVVDIEVNGEPVDLHMKLGDNGEAFFIQELQSDEEHVPPPLCTSPLPWGGLSGFPLDSQLGTASEPEPVMMGMASTGRKKRRRRRKSRRKEDVVAVGSSSEEREAGDESELSLLEKPRLETPGSVQSEGESLPQPKDIYAFSDSEWPPQASFSLGGLTSPKSDSELELRTPEPSPLRAESHMQWAWGRLPKVTKAEWPKVPDGSTWAASPPQGEPSTPSVSVAGVDPLGSPVLQTGAGTDLLQLDTEAPALVGPSLPAEREETKTQRSGDASLLSTSKSQSWAALEGPVPTGQPQGVSKRKGSLKRSQHLGPSDIYLDDLPSLDSENAALYFPHSDCGLGTRTWSEPSSQKPLGDLNPEQEPEPTPDTVDTIVLSLCGGLADSRDISLEKFNQHIVSYQDLTQNPGLLDDPNLVVKINEKHYNWAVAAPMILSLQAFQKNLPKSTMDKLEKEKMPRKGGRWWFSWRRRDFPAEERSAQREEPTARERPGEKTDVLSSEDDARDSPVILEAPSPPPLPPAYTPTYKKSLRLSSHQIRCLNLQEGANDVVFSVTTQYQGTCRCKATIYLWRWDDKVVISDIDGTITKSDALGHILPQLGKDWTHQGITSLYHKIHLNGYKFLYCSARAIGMADLTKGYLRWVSERGCGLPKGPILLSPSSLFSALHREVIEKKPEVFKIACLSDIRQLFLPHGQPFYAAFGNRPNDVTAYRQVGLPESRIFTVNPRGELIQELIKNHKSTYERLGEVVELLFPPVSRGPSADLANPEYSNFCYWREPLTTVDLDALA
- the LPIN3 gene encoding phosphatidate phosphatase LPIN3 isoform X2 — encoded protein: MNYMGQLAETVFGTVKELYRGLNPATLSGGIDVLVVKQADGSFRCSPFHVRFGKLGVLRSREKVVDIEVNGEPVDLHMKLGDNGEAFFIQELQSDEEHVPPPLCTSPLPWGGLSGFPLDSQLGTASEPEPVMMGMASTGRKKRRRRRKSRRKEDVVAVGSSSEEREAGDESELSLLEKPRLETPGVQSEGESLPQPKDIYAFSDSEWPPQASFSLGGLTSPKSDSELELRTPEPSPLRAESHMQWAWGRLPKVTKAEWPKVPDGSTWAASPPQGEPSTPSVSVAGVDPLGSPVLQTGAGTDLLQLDTEAPALVGPSLPAEREETKTQRSGDASLLSTSKSQSWAALEGPVPTGQPQGVSKRKGSLKRSQHLGPSDIYLDDLPSLDSENAALYFPHSDCGLGTRTWSEPSSQKPLGDLNPEQEPEPTPDTVDTIVLSLCGGLADSRDISLEKFNQHIVSYQDLTQNPGLLDDPNLVVKINEKHYNWAVAAPMILSLQAFQKNLPKSTMDKLEKEKMPRKGGRWWFSWRRRDFPAEERSAQREEPTARERPGEKTDVLSSEDDARDSPVILEAPSPPPLPPAYTPTYKKSLRLSSHQIRCLNLQEGANDVVFSVTTQYQGTCRCKATIYLWRWDDKVVISDIDGTITKSDALGHILPQLGKDWTHQGITSLYHKIHLNGYKFLYCSARAIGMADLTKGYLRWVSERGCGLPKGPILLSPSSLFSALHREVIEKKPEVFKIACLSDIRQLFLPHGQPFYAAFGNRPNDVTAYRQVGLPESRIFTVNPRGELIQELIKNHKSTYERLGEVVELLFPPVSRGPSADLANPEYSNFCYWREPLTTVDLDALA